The stretch of DNA TTGTTTGAGACGACGCCGGTTCATTTCTCGTCCCCAGCTTCGCCGTCGGCTTGTTGATAGGCAAATTTGGCCTTCAAAAAATCAGCCGGGTTGGTTTGAACCTGGCGAAGCCAAATCGACTGAATCGCTGCATCGGACATCGCCTGTGCCCCGGCAACCTCGGTCTCTTGTCCGCCGGGGAGCTTATCCTGATCGAAGACGACCTTGTCAGCTCCCTCGCGTTGGTCTCCGACATCGCCGCCTGTGCCATGAATCAATTTCGCCCGTGCCACGGCGAGATCGCGGTTTTCTTGAGCTGCTATCCAAGCGGGGCGCGTTTCGAGGGCCTCGTCATAGCTGGCAATTGCTTGGTCGTATTTGCCGAGCATCAGCCAAGCATTTCCCAGGTTGAATTTTGATTCTGGTGAGGCGACGCGCGAAAAAGCTTGTGTCGCCTTTTCAAATTCTCCGGCGCGGTACCAAGCAACCCCTTGCCGCAACGGATCGTCAAACCGTTTGGCCGCTTCGGCAAACTGACCGCGACTCATCAGCCGTTGTCCCTGTTGGTCGGGAGTTAACCACAATCCGAGCCATGAGATTGCCAAGACCATGCAGAATCCTCTCATGATGGTTTCTCCGCTTCGGCTAATTCACGACGGCGAAATGAAAATGCCACAATAAGCGCCAAGAGAGGGGTCAGCCAATAGCCCGCTTCCTGCCAACGGGAGCTCTCTCCTGCGATGCCGGCGGATGCATTGCGTTCGGCAAAGTCTGTGATGGTAGAAACATCTTGGTCGTCGATTGTGAGCTCCTGAACGTTGGCGTTTAGTTGCTCTGCGGCATCGCGCAATGTTGTCGTTTCGGGCGAGTCGGCATCGGCGAGTGCCAAAAACTGGATCGGAACGGGGTTTGCCGTTTGATTTGTTGAAGTGAGGGTTTGTGAATCCGCAGCGACGGTGTCGGCAATCACTAACAGCGATCCTCCATGCGATTCTTCCTGCAACAATGCGGTGGCCTTCTGAATGGCCAAGTCGAGCCGATCCCCCGGGACGGGCATGATGTCGGGGCTGATCTCCGCGGCCATTTCGGCGACGACTGCGGTGTCGGCCGTGGGGGGAAGGACGAGGTGGGCGGATCCGGCGTAGGCTATCAGCCCCAGCGGCTGGCCTTTTCGTGCTTTGGCGAGGTCGGCAATTTTTAGCTGGGCGCGTTCCATGTGCGTTGCGGAAGAGGAATCGGTCTGCAACATGCTCTTATCGGATTTCAAGAGGATCATGAGTGGTTGTGCATCTTCAACAAACGGATTCGGTTCCAACTTCCATGTCGGGCCGGCAATCGCAATGATGCCGAGCAGCCATGCCACGGGCAACAGATACCGCGCCAGGTTTCGCTTGGAGTGTTCGCCAACGAGCAATGCGTTCAGTAAATCAGGATGCATTTGCGCGCGCCATCCGCGCAAGGGATCCCGACTTCGCTGCCAAAGCCACCACAGACCAAGCGATAGTGGTAGCAACAGCAGCCATTCGGGCCGTAGCAAGTGAAAATTCGCCCACATTTGGGTCATTTTTGTAGCTCCAGTTTGCCCGTGTCTGGATTGACCCGAATCACCAGGTTTTTCTGCACCGGTGCGATCGAACTACGGTTTGAAAGCAGCAGATAGGCTGTATGTACCAACGATAATAATAGCCCGGCGGCAAGGGGGAGATAATACAGCTGGCGACGGGGACGATGGCTGAAGGTTTTGACTTTGCTGGTCTCGATCTTGTCGAGCTCCGCATAGATCTCCTGCAAATGTTCCCGGTCCGCTGCGAAAAAATAGGATCCGCCTGTTGCGGAGGCGACGTCGCGCAGTGCCTGTTCGTCCAATTTGTCTTCGCCCACCGTGGTCGCGTCGCCGATGGCGACAGTATAGATACGGATGCCTTGCTGCGCTGCGATGCGTGCCGCTTCAATCGGGGGAACTTGGCTTTTCGTATCGTTGCCGTCGGTGAGCGCAATCATCGTTTTGGCCGGCGCTTGACTCTCTTTGAAAAGGTTGACACCCAGGCCGATGGCATCACCAAACGCGGTGCGTGGTCCGGCCATGCCGACTTGGCATTCGTCGAGCAGCCGTCGCGACAAATCCAAATCGGTGGAGAAAGGCGCCTGGAGATACGGGGCATCACCAAAAACGACTAGTCCGACTCGATCCCCGTCGCGTCGCTCAAGGAATTCGCCCAGGACTTCTTTGACAGCGGCGAGGCGATCCACTTTTTGTCCCGCCTGGTTGGTGAAATCTTTTTGTTTCATCGAGGCCGAGAGATCAACAAGGAGCAGCAGGTCGCGCGTGGGAAATTCCTTCGTGATCGGGGGCTCGATCCATTGGGGACGCGCCAGAGCACTCAACGCAAGCAACCACAGCAAACAGGGGATGATCAAACTTTGTGATGGTCCTGACGAGGAGTCGGAGTTAGCCTTGCGACCTGAGGCTTGAGCGATTCGCTCACCAAAGGGGACGCGTACCGCCCGTTGATGGGTTTTATGAGCGGGCACGAAGGCGCGGAGCAGCCACGGTAGCGGCAAGAGCAGAAACATCCATGGGTAGTCGAATGCAAACATTGTAAGAGACGTCGTCCCGAACTACGTGTCAGTTGGTACCGGTTTCCGGTGGTGGCGGATCCAGTGTGTTGCATAGTGTCGCAGAGCCTCCACATCGTGCGGACCGTCTGCATCACGGTATATTTCGTTGGCCAACTGTTCGCCGACCTGTTGGGGCAGGGGAGTTGGTGAATGCGTGGCCAACCATTCCGTCCATTGTGGGCCTGACAAGCCTGCCAATGTGATTCGCGGTGTCGTGACCAGCGCGGTGCGTCTTAAAATTTCCGATACGGCTGCGGCTGTGTGCGCAGAATCCAGCTCACGAAGCGCCGCGCGGCGATACGCATTGGCCCGCCACTTTTGCCAGGCCCGAATCGTGAAAAAAAACAGCAGCGCAACCAAGAGTGCCAACAGCACATACCATCCGGGCGCCGGCGGCCACCAGGGAACCGGTGGGGGCACGACGATATCGTGCAAGCGATCAAGGCTAGTGGCGGAGCCATTCATGAAAAGCGAGGATGGTTTCCCAAAATTGCTCGGACTTGGGCCGGGACGGAATGTGCGGTTGAGATCGGCATTACGGGGACGCGCAGCACGCGGAAGATCTCCTTCCACTGATCCAGCCGCTGTTGAAACGCGTCTTGAAAACGCTGCGAAAATTCCGTACCCACAGGGACTTCGCGAATTGCCGTCGAGTCGCTCGCGAGCATTCCAGGTGAACCGGAGAGGGAGATGCCCAACGGATCGTAGACGGCGACCACCAGGACATCGTTATGGGCGGAAAGCAATGCCGCCAATTGCCGCGTTTCGTCATCCGCGCCGTCCAGATCGCTGATCAGCACCACAAGGTGATCATGTTTGGCAACTTGCAATGCACGCTGGAGGGCGTGATTGAGCGTGACTTCTCCACCGGTAAATGCCGCTTCGGCGAGGCGATTGTTGGATTGTTCGATGACATGCAACAACTGCAGCACGCGAGTTTGACTGCGGTGCGGACGGACTTCGATGAGTTCCTCGTTATTGAAGACGATACCGCCGACACGGTCGCCCCCGTCGAGCGCTCGCCAAGCCCCTAACGCGGCCAATTCCGCTGCGGCGACTGATTTCATGGACAACCGGCTTCCAAAAAACATGGGGGAACGTTGATCGACAACGAGCAGGACCGGACGTTCTCGTTCTTCATTGTAGACGCGCACGTGCGGCTTGCGGAGCCGCGCCGTTGCTTTCCAGTCGATGGTGCGAACATCGTCACCTTGGTGGTAATGGCGTAATTCCGCAAAGGCTAGGCCTCGTCCCCGCAGGCGAGAAGCGTGTCGCCCGGATAACAAAGAACCAGCCGGTTGACGTGGCAGTAATGAAAACCCGCGCGCATCTGCCTTGAGCAGCATTAATTCTTCTAATGTGACAGTGATGCGTGCTTGCATAGGGTTTGCCTCAAACCGGCACCACGTTTTTCAGTAGCGACTCGATGACTTCGGTGCGGGTGACTCCGGCCGCTTCGGCCTCATAGGTGAGGTGAATCCGGTGAGCCAGGCAGGCCGGAGCGACTGCCCGGATATTGTCGGGAGAAACGAAGTCTTGTCCCTGCAACCAAGCATGTGCACGGGCAGCTGCATCGAGGGCTAATGTCCCTCGGGGGCTGGCGCCTAAGCGAATCCAATTGGACAATTCGCCTTCATATTGCTTTGGATTACGCGTCGCAAGCACCAGATCGACGAGGTACCGCTCGGCCGCTTCGGCCACATGCACGGCATGCACTTGCCGTCGTGCTTCGAAAACGACCTCCTGTGGAATCGGCGAAATCGGCGCCACAGCGGTTCCCGATTTCTCACCGCGGACCAGCCGCAAAATCGCTGCTTCGTTTTTACTGGCGGGATAGTCGACACGAACATAAAGCAAAAAACGATCCATTTGCGCCTCGGGCAATGGATAGGTGCCTTCTTGCTCGATGGGATTCTGTGTGGCCAACACTAGAAATAATTCCGGTAGCTTGTGCGTCTGGCCAGCCACGGTGACTTGCCGTTCTTCCATCGCTTCGAGCAGGGCCGACTGGACTTTGGCGGGCGCCCGGTTGATTTCATCGGCTAAAATCAAGTTGCCGAAAATCGGTCCCGGTTGAAATTCAAACGTCGCCGTCTGCTCGCGATAAATCTCCGAACCGGTCACGTCCGAGGGGAGCAAGTCGGGGGTGAATTGAATGCGGCCGAAATGGCTTTCGACGAGACTGGAAAGCGTTTTGACGCTGCGAGTTTTTGCCGTACCGGGCAACCCCTCCATCAAGACATGCCCATCGGCCAGCAGGGCAATCAGAATCCGCTCGACAACATCCCGCTGGCCAATCACCGAAGCGTTCATGGCATCCGCGATTTTCAATACCGCCTCACGGGGCTCCATTTCACACTCCGTCTATAAATCGATGAGCCGCGCCCAATAAAAAACTATCGGCGAGATTGTTATAAACGATGATCTGTCGCGGTGAGGTGGATTCGTCGCGGCGGCTACACATCCGCGAGACAGCGGAATTGCTCGACTGTTTTTTACCGATGGCGGGAATCGTGTTCACAGTGCTCACAGCATGAAGTAAAAACCGGGCGCCTGGATGAGACGCCCGGTTCCAATCGACAGGGCTAGTGAGTTGCGCCGGAAAGCTTTTCCATGACCTCATCCAGATTGAAGCTCGCCGGCTTTTGCCGCGGCGGGTAATCCTTGAAGGTCGCTAAGAAATTGCCGGCATATTGTTGTGCCGGGACAAGCAGAAAAGCGTGGTCCAACAGCCAATCGTAATAGGTGTTGGAGGTGATGTCGGCTTGCTCGTACGGGTCGGCGCGCAAGTCAAACATTTTGGGGAGTCGCAGCGCGGTAAACGGTTCGGCCCAAACCTTGAGTGTTCCCCGGGCACGCTGTTCAAGGAATACGAGTTTCCAGTTCTCAAACCGCATTCCCACGATCTGACCGTCATCATTAAAGTAAAAGAACGACTCTCGCGGAGACCTCTCCTCTTTGCCGGTGAGGTAGGGAAGCAGGTTGTACCCATCGAGGTGCACTTTGAACGTCTTCCCGTCCGCTTTGTGTCCCTTAAGAAGTTTCTCCTTGACATCGTCCTCACCCACGGCGGCGAGAAACGTGGGCAGCCAATCCAGCCCGCTGACAATCTCGTTGGAAACGGTGGCTGGTTTGATCTTGCCGGGCCAGCGGATCGCGCAGGGGACGCGGAAGGCGCCTTCCCAGTTCGAGTTCTTTTCATTACGAAACGGGCTTAGACCAGCGTCGGGCCAAGTGTTCTTGTGCGGACCGTTGTCGGTTGTGTAGAGCACGATCGTATTGTCGGCGATCTTTAGTTCATCGAGTTTGTCCAGCAGTTTGCCCACATCGGCGTCATGCTCAAGCATCCCGTCCGCATACTCTGTGCGGGAGGTTAAACCGGGTTTGTCGCGGAGTTCATCCCGGACGTGCGTGCGAAAGTGCATCCGTGTGGCATTCCACCAGCAAAAGAAGGGCTTATCCGCCTTCGCTTGCCGTTCAATGAAGTCGATGGCTGCATTGGACGTCTCATCGTCGATGGTTTCCATCCGCTTTTTGGTGAGCGGACCGGTGTCTTCAATCTTGCCATCAGCGCTCGACTTGATGACGCCGCGGGGACCGAATTTTTTTCTGAAATCAGGATTTACAGGGTAGTTCCGGTTTTCCGGTTCCTCTTCTGCGTTGAGGTGGTAAAGGTTCCCCAGAAATTCGTCGAAACCGTGATTCGTAGGCAAGAACTCGTCGCGGTCTCCCAAGTGGTTTTTGCCAAATTGTCCCGTCGCATAACCGTGCGGCTTGAGCAACTCCGCGATCGTGGGGTCTTCGGCCTGCAGGCCCAATTTGGCGCCGGGAAGGCCCACTTTGGAGAGTCCGGTGCGGTAAGTGCACTGTCCGGTCAGAAACGTCGACCTGCCAGCCGTGCAACTTTGCTCGGCGTAGTAGTCAGTGAAGATGACCCCTTCTCGGGCAATGCGGTCAATGTTCGGTGTGCGATAACCGACAAGTCCCATCGTATAAGCGGAGACATTTGTCTGCCCGATATCGTCACCAAAGATGACGAGAATATTGGGCTTTTTCTCTTGGGCACGTGCGTCAGAAACACCGACCGCAAATACGGCCAGGACCAACAGGGAAAGAGACAAGGTTCGAATCGTGGGCCTCATGACGTCGAATCTCCAGCAAGAAGTGAGTGTTGTTGAAACGGCCAGAGGTGTACGGCTTGAGGTGCTGGGAAATGGTACACGTTTGGCCCTCTCTACGGATTGAGATCAGTGTCGTATTTCTAACTTGATTTCCGCTCGGTTGCAAGTTCCCTAGTATGGGGAATTGTCGTACGTTCACTGTTTGAAATTGCTCAGTGAGCGAAGTCTTTACATTGGAGTATGTGCATGTTCTTAAGGATGCGTGAAGAGACTACCTCACTGGGGCTGGAAACAAACTTGATTCAATCCCAATCTTCGGTCCACCCCTCGATACACGGTTGAATTGTATGTTGGACGAAGTTCGTTTTAACCGAACTTGATACGCATAGCTCTATGCCAACACAGTTGCGTTCGCGCGTAAAGTGCCGTATGCAATAGCCAGAGAACTCATGAAGAGATGAATCGAGAACGCATCAACATCCTCGCAATCTTTGCACGGTATCGAACAACTCTAGTGCATTGTCACGATGGATGGTTGGGGTAGAGTCCCGATGGCTGTACCAGTGCCACCACAGACCTATCTGACTACACCAGAATACTGGCAGAGAGCGTGGCGACTGTCTGTTCGGCATCCGCGAAGCGGATGACGTTACCCCTGCCGCAGCAGTTTCGCTCCGCGGACGATATAAATCAGCCCGCTCCAAACAGTGGAGATGATCGCTCCCCACAACAGGATGTCGCGGAGCAGGAAAAACTGATCGGCAGAGGGCGATTCGGTGATCTCGGGTGCCAGCGACATTAAGCTGGCGGCGACAGCAACGCATTGTAGGGCCATTTTGATTTTTCCGCTCCAAGCTGCGGAGAAGTCCTTGCCTTGTTGCTCTAAAAACCCGCGCAGGCCAGTGACGAACATTTCGCGGCCGATCACGATCATCACCATCCACGCGTTGATTCCTGATCCGGTTTTGGCCAACAGGAAGATAAACGCCCCGCAGATGATGAATTTGTCGACGAACGGATCAAGAATCCGCCCCAGCACGGTCACCATGCCGTATCGGCGAGCAATGAATCCATCGAGCGCATCGGTCGCAGCTGCGATCACGAAAACAACGACGCTCGTCTTCCAATACCCCCGATAGTCTATCAGCGCAAAGAGCACGATCGCCAAGATCAATCGGCTCATGGTGATCGCGTTCGGCCAATTCAGCGAATTTCGGCCGAGATGATTGTCAGACGCAGTGGACGTCTTTTCTGGTTTTGTGGTAGCCATAAAATCGTCGATTGCCTATGCCGTTTCCAGTTCCGATGCAATTCCCACAAGATCATAGTCATGCCGTGCGGTGATTTCGACCGGCACCATATCTCCGACGTTGATGTCGGTTCCCGTCACATAGATATTGCCGTCGATTTCCGGAGCATCGGCATACGTACGTCCGAGCCACGTGTTGTCTTCGACATGCGCGTCGATGAGTACATCCAATTCATAGCCGACCAAGGAATCACTGAAATCAAACGCAATTTGTTGTTGCGTCGACATCAACTCATCCATCCGTTGCTGTTTGACTTCTTCGGGCAGATGGTCGGGCAACTTCACTGCGGGAGTGTCCGGTTCTAACGAATAGGTGAAGACGCCCATGCGTTCGAATTTGATGTCGCTCACAAAATCCTTGAGTTCGCGGAATTGCGCATCCGTTTCGCCCGGGAAGCCAACCACAAATGTTGTTCGCATGACAACATTCGGAATCCGTTCTCGTAGTTTTTTTACCAGCGCTACGCTGTCCGTTTTGTTCACGCGTCGTTGCATGCGTTTGAGCATCGTGTCATTGATGTGCTGCAGCGGCATGTCGAGGTAGGGGATGATCTTGTTTGATGCGGCGATCGTGTCGATCAATTGATCCGTGAAGTTGATGGGATACAAATACATCAGCCGGATCCAGTCAATGCCCTCGACCTGCTCCAATTCTTTGAGCAACTCGGTGAGGCGGACTTCGCCATACAAATCCAATCCGTAGTACGTGGTATCCTGGGCCACGATATTCAATTCGCGGACCCCGTCGGCGGCCAATTCCTGGGCCTCAGCGATCACCAATTCAATCGGTTTGGTGGCATGCTTGCCGCGCATTTTGGGGATTGCACAAAAGGTGCAGGTACGATCGCACCCTTCGGATATTTTCAGGTATGCGAAATGCGACGGTGTGATGCGAAGTCGCGAGCGGTCATCGAGTGCGCGGATGGGGGCGGGGCGGAAGACCTCGCGTTGTTCGCGTGCTCCACCGATCAAACGGTCGGCGACTCGGGTGATTTCTTCGCGTCCGAAGACTCCGACCACATGATCAATTTCGGGCATCTCCTCCAGTAGGCTGCCTCCCATGCGTTCCGGCAGGCAGCCGGCCACAATCAATCCCTTGGTGCGGCCGCGGCGTTTGAGATCCAACATCTCATGAATCACACCTTTGGATTCATCCCGCGCGCTTTCGATGAAACCGCAGG from Symmachiella dynata encodes:
- a CDS encoding tetratricopeptide repeat protein, producing the protein MRGFCMVLAISWLGLWLTPDQQGQRLMSRGQFAEAAKRFDDPLRQGVAWYRAGEFEKATQAFSRVASPESKFNLGNAWLMLGKYDQAIASYDEALETRPAWIAAQENRDLAVARAKLIHGTGGDVGDQREGADKVVFDQDKLPGGQETEVAGAQAMSDAAIQSIWLRQVQTNPADFLKAKFAYQQADGEAGDEK
- a CDS encoding vWA domain-containing protein, coding for MHPDLLNALLVGEHSKRNLARYLLPVAWLLGIIAIAGPTWKLEPNPFVEDAQPLMILLKSDKSMLQTDSSSATHMERAQLKIADLAKARKGQPLGLIAYAGSAHLVLPPTADTAVVAEMAAEISPDIMPVPGDRLDLAIQKATALLQEESHGGSLLVIADTVAADSQTLTSTNQTANPVPIQFLALADADSPETTTLRDAAEQLNANVQELTIDDQDVSTITDFAERNASAGIAGESSRWQEAGYWLTPLLALIVAFSFRRRELAEAEKPS
- a CDS encoding VWA domain-containing protein → MFAFDYPWMFLLLPLPWLLRAFVPAHKTHQRAVRVPFGERIAQASGRKANSDSSSGPSQSLIIPCLLWLLALSALARPQWIEPPITKEFPTRDLLLLVDLSASMKQKDFTNQAGQKVDRLAAVKEVLGEFLERRDGDRVGLVVFGDAPYLQAPFSTDLDLSRRLLDECQVGMAGPRTAFGDAIGLGVNLFKESQAPAKTMIALTDGNDTKSQVPPIEAARIAAQQGIRIYTVAIGDATTVGEDKLDEQALRDVASATGGSYFFAADREHLQEIYAELDKIETSKVKTFSHRPRRQLYYLPLAAGLLLSLVHTAYLLLSNRSSIAPVQKNLVIRVNPDTGKLELQK
- a CDS encoding DUF4381 domain-containing protein, producing MNGSATSLDRLHDIVVPPPVPWWPPAPGWYVLLALLVALLFFFTIRAWQKWRANAYRRAALRELDSAHTAAAVSEILRRTALVTTPRITLAGLSGPQWTEWLATHSPTPLPQQVGEQLANEIYRDADGPHDVEALRHYATHWIRHHRKPVPTDT
- a CDS encoding DUF58 domain-containing protein, whose product is MQARITVTLEELMLLKADARGFSLLPRQPAGSLLSGRHASRLRGRGLAFAELRHYHQGDDVRTIDWKATARLRKPHVRVYNEERERPVLLVVDQRSPMFFGSRLSMKSVAAAELAALGAWRALDGGDRVGGIVFNNEELIEVRPHRSQTRVLQLLHVIEQSNNRLAEAAFTGGEVTLNHALQRALQVAKHDHLVVLISDLDGADDETRQLAALLSAHNDVLVVAVYDPLGISLSGSPGMLASDSTAIREVPVGTEFSQRFQDAFQQRLDQWKEIFRVLRVPVMPISTAHSVPAQVRAILGNHPRFS
- a CDS encoding AAA family ATPase, which translates into the protein MEPREAVLKIADAMNASVIGQRDVVERILIALLADGHVLMEGLPGTAKTRSVKTLSSLVESHFGRIQFTPDLLPSDVTGSEIYREQTATFEFQPGPIFGNLILADEINRAPAKVQSALLEAMEERQVTVAGQTHKLPELFLVLATQNPIEQEGTYPLPEAQMDRFLLYVRVDYPASKNEAAILRLVRGEKSGTAVAPISPIPQEVVFEARRQVHAVHVAEAAERYLVDLVLATRNPKQYEGELSNWIRLGASPRGTLALDAAARAHAWLQGQDFVSPDNIRAVAPACLAHRIHLTYEAEAAGVTRTEVIESLLKNVVPV
- a CDS encoding arylsulfatase; translated protein: MRPTIRTLSLSLLVLAVFAVGVSDARAQEKKPNILVIFGDDIGQTNVSAYTMGLVGYRTPNIDRIAREGVIFTDYYAEQSCTAGRSTFLTGQCTYRTGLSKVGLPGAKLGLQAEDPTIAELLKPHGYATGQFGKNHLGDRDEFLPTNHGFDEFLGNLYHLNAEEEPENRNYPVNPDFRKKFGPRGVIKSSADGKIEDTGPLTKKRMETIDDETSNAAIDFIERQAKADKPFFCWWNATRMHFRTHVRDELRDKPGLTSRTEYADGMLEHDADVGKLLDKLDELKIADNTIVLYTTDNGPHKNTWPDAGLSPFRNEKNSNWEGAFRVPCAIRWPGKIKPATVSNEIVSGLDWLPTFLAAVGEDDVKEKLLKGHKADGKTFKVHLDGYNLLPYLTGKEERSPRESFFYFNDDGQIVGMRFENWKLVFLEQRARGTLKVWAEPFTALRLPKMFDLRADPYEQADITSNTYYDWLLDHAFLLVPAQQYAGNFLATFKDYPPRQKPASFNLDEVMEKLSGATH
- the pgsA gene encoding CDP-diacylglycerol--glycerol-3-phosphate 3-phosphatidyltransferase; translated protein: MATTKPEKTSTASDNHLGRNSLNWPNAITMSRLILAIVLFALIDYRGYWKTSVVVFVIAAATDALDGFIARRYGMVTVLGRILDPFVDKFIICGAFIFLLAKTGSGINAWMVMIVIGREMFVTGLRGFLEQQGKDFSAAWSGKIKMALQCVAVAASLMSLAPEITESPSADQFFLLRDILLWGAIISTVWSGLIYIVRGAKLLRQG
- the rimO gene encoding 30S ribosomal protein S12 methylthiotransferase RimO yields the protein MKSLPIVDQPAPPLPQVADPEGETRYSKGTYAFVSLGCPKNLIDSERMLGALSLDGYSLVSEPDGADFVIVNTCGFIESARDESKGVIHEMLDLKRRGRTKGLIVAGCLPERMGGSLLEEMPEIDHVVGVFGREEITRVADRLIGGAREQREVFRPAPIRALDDRSRLRITPSHFAYLKISEGCDRTCTFCAIPKMRGKHATKPIELVIAEAQELAADGVRELNIVAQDTTYYGLDLYGEVRLTELLKELEQVEGIDWIRLMYLYPINFTDQLIDTIAASNKIIPYLDMPLQHINDTMLKRMQRRVNKTDSVALVKKLRERIPNVVMRTTFVVGFPGETDAQFRELKDFVSDIKFERMGVFTYSLEPDTPAVKLPDHLPEEVKQQRMDELMSTQQQIAFDFSDSLVGYELDVLIDAHVEDNTWLGRTYADAPEIDGNIYVTGTDINVGDMVPVEITARHDYDLVGIASELETA